TACTAATCCCTTAGCACATGATACTAATTTTCTCGATGATTTAATTAATATTGCTAGTGCTAAAACCTTGCTAGTTCTCGACCGTGGCTTTTATGATTTTGGTTTTTTCTTGCGCTTGATTGCCAAACAGGTTGATTTTATTACTCGCATCAAATCAAATGCAGTATTTGATGTTGAGCGAATTTTCAGCTACGACTACACACTTCGAGACCGGATAATTTCCTTCAACACAGAGGATAAACACCAAAAAATATTACGTTTACGTCTCATTGAAGTCAAGCAAGGCAAGACTTGGTATGCCTATGTTACTTCAGTTTTAGATCCTCAAATTCTTCCACCTTATGTCGTTGCCGATCTTTATGCGAAACGATGGAGAATCGAAGAGGCATTTAATACTGCCAAACGCTTGCTGGGGTTAAGTTATCTCTGGACAGGTTCTGTCAATGGTGTCAAGCTTCAAGTTTGGGCAACTTGGTTATTTTATGCAGTTTTAATCGACCTTGCAGATGCTGTTGCTGATGAAATAGCCCTCCCGTTTGAACGCATTTCTTTAGAGATGATTTTTCGTGGGCTTTACCATTTTAATCATGCTTATAACAAGGGTCGAGCAACCGATCCAGTTTTATTTTTTGCTGCTCCAGAGAACAAAAACCTTGATGTTGTTAAGACAATACGAAAAGAGCCTCAAACCCTTGACTTATCGCCTTTTCCTTTACCCTTGACAATTCCTGCTTTTCCTTAACTTGTTACTAATCGGCAACACAATAAATAAACTCACATAGTTGTTACATGAAAAACACGCATTAAACACATCCACAAATGGGGATTAATACTTCTAAATTTCAGAAGGTAATCTGCCTAGATGCTATGATGGGACGATAATTTGCAAAAAATATTTGATTTTGTCTGTTATCTAGAAGCAGCCACTAATCACCCAAATAAAACGGAGAGGGGGGGATTCGAACCCCCGTTAGGTTTCCCTAAAACGCATTTCGAGTGCGCCGCATTCAACCGCTCTGCCACCTCTCCAGATTCTCTTAATTTTATTAAATCTCTCAAATTAAGCATAACATTATAACACGATAATTGTGATACACCTAATAAAAAAGTTCTGAGATTGGTGATTGATGTCAATCGACAAGTTCATCTCAGAAAAGTGTAAGGTATTCATTCCGTAGCGTAGCCTGATTGCCATCATCAAGAAACTGAATTCTCCATGGCAAGTCTATCTCTCCTCTCTTACCGCATACCCACTCACGACCCAAATAATTGAACGCACACCATCACGGATAGACTTTTCAATCGGTTCTGGAGTACTTCTAGAAGGGACAGACACAGGACGAAAATCAATTCCTCGACTTCCTAAAACAATTTCACCAATTACCCTGGCACGGCGCATATGGTAATCAGAAGTAATCAAATATACACTTTTAACACCATTTTTTTCTAGCTCATCTACCAGAGTCGTGAAATTTTCCACCGTATTATTAGCGCGGTAATCCAAATGCAAGCGCTTGGAATCAACACCCGCTTTGATAAATACCTTTCTGGTAATTCGAGGTGGACTACCACCAGTAATCCAAATCGGTAAATGGGGGTACTTTTTGGCAAAATCTGCCGTAAATTTTTCTCGCTCCAACTGGGTTGTAGAGCCGCCCAAGACTAAAATTGCCTGAGGTTGAGTTAGTTGGCTTTTAACTTCTTGATAACCCCAGAAAAGTGACAAGGGCAACGCTAGGGGTAATAAACGAGCGGAAATTCCTTTAAATAGTCGCTTTCTCAAGGCTCTATCACTTTGACTGTCAAGACAATTGTTGGGAAGAAAATCAAGAATCTAGATAATTTCTCGGACTAACAAAAATTACTTAATCAGAAATAATAACCTCTAACTCTGTAGATGCACAGTCCTTAGACGCTAAATTTCATGATTTCTTGACAACGGGACTGGCCAGATTCGAACCGGCGACCTAGCGCTTAGGAGGCGCTCGCTCTATCCAGCTGAGCTACAGCCCCACAAGGGTATCACCCACCATGATATCATTTTTAGCCAGATTGCCAGGTATTTTTCCAGTAGTTCCCGCCTATTTCTAATCCACACAAAGAACTATGAGCGGTCAGGACAATTTGGCTTTTGCCTGCACTGAATTCTCGCAGTTGCAAAGATAACAGACCTTTGGTCGTGTCGCGGCAGGAGAAAACTAAGCCCTTCTCCGTAGGAACTCGCACCCAGGTTCCGGGTAAATCCGTAGTGCCCATTAAGTCTACAGTGTAATGTTCATTTGTCGCCTGCATTTGCCACTTGCCCCAAGGAGTGACTTCCCATTTCACCCGTGAATTCCAAGGAACAAACTCATAAAATTTTCCTTGATGGTGAATCCCTACCATTCCCGGAGATTCCATCCACCAGAGAACTTTTCTTTTACCTGCAACGGCTGTGATGGCTAAATCCGGTTCATTCTCAAAAGAATTACAATTGATCCAAAACCATTTTTCGGGAAAAGCGCCACCCCAGTTTTTCTCTGCGTAGGCAGGTGCATACTCAAACTCGTAAAGCTTGCCATTCCAATCTATCCAACCGGAGGCAACACCATGAGCCATGAGAATTTGCCAACCTGGCTCAAAAATTTGCAGACTAGATAGCCAACCTGCTGTCGATTGCTGCCAACTGCCTTTATTTCCCCAACCGTAAATCGGTTGAATATCATAGCACCAACGACAGTATTGCCCCGTACCGGGATTGTGGATTACCCCTTGATTGAGATTTGCTGTTGCTTGGTAGCCAGATTTCACAACTGATTCAAATGTAGATGGTTCTAGATAGGTAGCTGGAGTCTGCAACTGCGTTTTACCCCAGTGTCCCAAAGCTAATTCATCCTTTTTTGCCCAGAACTGTTGCACATTGGGGAAAGAGCGACAGAGGTATTCCTCATTGGCTCCGAGAATCTGTACCGCTCCTCCACTGTAGGGTTTTTGCCCCCAGGGATCATCTATGGAGTACATGAAGGCAAAGGTTTCTCTGTCTGCGGGTAAGGTGACACGGTAGTACCAACCTTCAAAAAATCGGCGTTGACTACCATCCCAGTGGTAGCCACTATGGGGGGTTTGGGTGAGCATGGAAGGGTTAAGGGTGAAAGGAGAGGGGGAAAAATATTTCTGGTTTGTCTGTTCCTGATTCCCTATTACCTATTACCACAAACCATTTGGCATTTTTGCATTGACATCTATAAGTTATATGGAGTCTACTCTATCCTGAGAGTATAGTGATTCTCGCTAAATCAAACAAAGTTTTGGAAAATAGAAGTTGCGGGGTGAAGTTGCCGAGTGAATCTGCTCGCAGTGATGGACTTGATATGTTTTGACTTCTACCTTCTTGGGTGCATTGCCAGTTGCCATTCTGCTTGCTAACACAGTACCTTGATTTATCTGTTGTGGGTAATGGGGAATTATCAGCACAGATTGGAAAACTTTTGAAAGATAGGGATATTAACTTATCCGCAAACGGTGTGATTTAGCTGTTTCTTTAATAGCGGCAAGCATAAGCAGTCAACCTATGACGAAACTCCACTGGCTAGAAATTAGTGAATATATTTCCCTGTACGCTTCTGCATTGGGTACTTTAGCGGCTGCAATGACTCAACAGGTGGCTTATGCTGCTGCACCTTTGACATTGGCATTAGGTTTAAACGTTGTCAACCGGGAACGCTTCAAGCAGTTGAATCAACGACAAGAAGGAAGCGCGATCGCCGAAGATGGTTCTCACTTGAGTACTGCCCAACTAGAGCAATTCGATCAGTATATCGATCCCTTCCGCCAACGATTGGCAAATTTTGATGCCTATACACAAAAGCTGAGTGAAAGTACCCAGCAGCAAATTGCAGAAATTAAGCGCAACCAACAAATTGTCGGTACTGAAAAAACCCAGGTACAAATTGATTCCGCACAAGAACAATTAAATCTCAATGCCCAAAAACAAATTGAACCATTACAGCAACGTTTGGCACAGTTAGAAGCGTTGATTCAACAGTTGAATAGTGCCACACCCCAACAAATGGAACCCCTACGGCAACGTTTAACCCAGTTGGAAACATCAACTCGACTTTTAGAATCTCTGCAACAACGTTTATCACAATTGGAAGCAGGGATTAATAATCGTTCCACCCCAGAAGAACCTGAGAAAACCCAACCCCTGTGGCAAAAATTAAACCAGTTGGAAGCATTTACAGAGCAGGTGGAACCGCTAAAAAAGAGATTGGTGGAGCTGGAAGCGTCGGCTCAAAATCTGACGACTAGCGCACCACAACCAATAGAACCCCTGTGGCAACGATTAACCCAATTAGAGGACATCATCCAACAATTGAGCAGTCAGACACAGCAGGTTGAGCCATTAAAACAGCGTTTGTTACAATTGGAAACTTCTTTGCAAGAGTCTAATTTTAATACCCAGCAGTTGGATCAGTTCCGTCAATATTTGGGGCAGTTGAACACCGCAATCCAAAATAATCAACAACAAATTTCTCCCTTAAAACAGCGTTTGGTGGAGTTAGATCAATTAACAGAAAAATTCAACACCACGACTCAGCAACAGCTAGAACCCTTGAGGCAACGTGTATCGGAGTTAGATGAGTACCTGCGGCAATTAAATACTAGTACTCAGCAACAAATAGAAGAGTTTAAGTATGCGATCGCCCTCCTACAAACAGAGTTACAAAAACTCAAGCCAGAAGCAAAGCCAGAATCACTAGTCAACCCGATTCCAAATCTTCCACCACCCCCCTTCAAGTCGCCCCAAAAAACGATATTACAGCCATTACCAGAAATTCCCCCTAACCCAACTCAACCGCCCCAAACGCCCAAAATTCCTACCCATACTGCCACCACACCCCTGAACAAGCCGGAATTTACTACTGTTCGCACCCTTACCGGACACACAGATCCAGTTTTGTCCCTAGCATTTAGCCCCGATGGGCAAACTCTAGCCACGGGAAGTGAAGATAAAACTATTAGAATTTGGAATTTAAACAATCAGCAATCTCGTACTTTTAACCTATCAGGAAGTGTGAATTCCGTAGCTTTTAGTCCCGATAGTAAAATTTTAGTCAGTGGCAACCACGATAGAATTATTCAACTACTAAATGTCAGTACAGGTGAAGAAATCAAAGCTTTCACTGCCCATCCTGATAAAATATATGCCGTAGCCTTTAGTCCTGATGGTAAATGTTTTGCTAGTGGTAGTCAAGATAAAAGTGTCAAGCTTTGGTCTGTTGATAGTCAAAGGGAAATTCTAACTTTACAAGGACATCTAGATGAAATTCTCTGCATTGCCTTTAGTCCTGATAATCAAGTTTTAGCTAGTGGTGCAGGTAACAAAGATAGAAGTATTAAAATTTGGCATTTAAATCAAAGTAAATTTCTCACCCTCAAAGGGCATCATGATAATTATGCAGCCATAAATTCTGTCACCTTCAGCCCTAACAGTAAGATTCTAGCTAGTGGTAGTCAAGATAAAACTATTAAACTTTGGCATACAGAAAATGGTCGGGAAATTCGTACGCTTACAGGACATACTGATGATGTGAATGCGGTTGCCTTTAGCCCTGATGGTCAAATTATTGCTAGTGGTGGTCGAGATAAAACCATTAAATTCTGGCAAGTGGATACAGGAGAGGAAATTCGCAGTATTACAGTCAGTGATAGTACAATATATTGTCTAGCTTTCAGCCCTGATGGCAAAATATTAGCTAGTGGAAATGGAGATAAAACTGTCACCCTAATTAGCTTACCCTCACCTATTATCAAGGGTTGAGGAAGTGGGGAAACAGAGCGTAATTCTGGTTAGAATCTCAAAAATAAAATAATCTACTTTTTAACAAGTTTCACATATATTACTTGCCTTATTTTATATCCCTAACCAGTCACGTAGTTCTTTGCTTAACCATGTAATTTCTGGCTCTGATTGTACAAAACCATCTCTACCTCCTAACTCATACTTGCGGACTCCTGCCCAAATAGTCAATCGGGGTGGTACTTCTACTTTGTCTCCTTCTGAGTCGATGGTATAACTACGGGGTTCTGTAATGACTTGACTGATATCTTGAGTATCACTAATAGGTACAGGATGGTATTTCCAGCCAAATAATTCATGGGTATAGATAATTTTTTGGCGGTTAAGGTGGAGACGCTTTTTTCCCCATAGAGCAAAGAAGAATACATAGATGAGGTACAAACCCACACCCCAAAAGGGTATAAGTATCAGCATAGCAAGATAATTGATGAGAAAGGGTACTTTAAATAAGTCCCAAGTCACGTAAACAAGAAATGAATTCCAGGCGATCGCAAAGAAACCGATAAAAATGATTGCCGGATGCCATCCTAAAGCTGGTACACATATTTCTAAGTAATCATCTTGTTTTTGCAGTTCTACCAGACTATTGCGAGGTTTACCAATAGTTTCAGGGGTAGGGACAATTGTATGTAAATTATTTAACCCCACTATTGCCTGACTCCCTTCAGCAAAGCGCTTTTCTAAACTGGGTTCCGTCATTTTTTGCAACCACATCTGCAAAGCGGGGGTAATATTTACAACCTGTGAAAATTGAATTTTTAAATCCTTTTGCGGTAAATCTGCGGGTTGAACCCCCGTCACCAAATAAATTAGAGTTGCTCCTAAACTATAAAGGTCAGATGCTGGTACTGTGCGTCCACCGAATTGTTCTGGTGGCATATAACCATAGGTTCCGACTACCGTCATTGTTGCTCCTTCCTGAGCTGCGACGGTTTGCACAGAGCCAAAATCCACCAAATACACTTTACCAACCCGATTCCCGGAGCGATCGCCCAACAAAATATTACTCGGTTTTATATCCCGATGAATCACCGGAGGGCTTTGTCCATGCAAATAGACAAGAATTTCTAAAATTTGCTGGGCAATATCTTTAACATCAGATTCAGTAAAACTACGTCCTTGTTGGAGATGTTCTGCGAGAGTGATGGCAGGAATATAAGTCTGTACTAGGGCAAATCCTTTGTATTGGCTGGAGTTCACCTCAAAATAGTCAAGATAACGGGGAATCGCTGGATGGGATAAGGACTTTAAAGTTTCCGCTTCCCGTTCAAATAATTTCAAATCATCCCATACAAAGTCATCATGAAAAGATAGCAGCTTGATAATTACCAATTCCTGTTTAACTACATCACGCACTAAAAAGGTTCTTCTACCAGCTTTTTTCCCTAATAATTTTTGGATTTCGTAGCGATCGCTCTCTGGACAATCACCAAATATGTGACTCGTCATAGGATGAAGTCTCTAGGCTACGTGACAAATGATGTTATTAATGCTCTCAATATAACTAGTTAATACTAGGAATGGGTGAGAGAAGACAGAAGTACAGACAATCAACAAAACACCCCTTACCTTTCCCCTTTCCCCCTTCCCCTAACAATCATGCCTAACCCCCTTTGGCCCTATACTAGTCCTGGAATTCCTGATGAGCTATTCGAGCATTTGCCAGGAATACCCATGAGTCAGCGAGAAATTCGCCTGTTATTGATTTCCCAATTGCGACTACAATCGGATACCGTGCTTTGGGATATTGGTGCGGGAACAGGAACTATTCCTGTAGAAGCAGGTTTATTATGTCCCCAGGGAAAAATTATTGCCATAGAACGCGATGAGGAAGTAGCGAGTCTAATTCGTCGTAACTGCGATCGCTTTGCAGTCAAAAATGTTGAGGTAATTGAAGGAATTGCCCCTGATTGTCTTCATGAACTCCCAGAGCAACCCCAACGTGTCTGTATTGAGGGTGGACGTGCTATTCACGAAATCATAAAAACTGTATGGCAATATTTACCATTAACCGGTCGAGTAGTCGCTACAGCTGGTAATCTAGAAAGTCTGTATACTATTTCCCAAAGCTTTGCCCAGCTGCAAGCCAGAAATATCGAAGTTGTCCAGTCTGCGATTAATCGTCTCGAAACACGCGGTTTTTCTCAAACTTTTGCGGCAGTAGACCCTATATTTATTCTCAGTGGAGAAAAATTAGACTAAACCGATTATGCAATGCAGGATTAAATCTGAAATTTCTCTGGGAAAGTTAACTTGAGGTGGGAAACCACAGAACTTCCCACAAAATCATTAATCCACAATTTGAAAGAATGCTATGCCTTGGTCTCGAATTTTCAGTGGAATTGTGGCGATCGCGATTGCTCTCACAGCTACCCTTTTAGGTGGGTGGTATTTTACCCTAGTGTTCGCAGTAATTATTTTTCTGGGACAACAAGAATTTTTTAATCTTGTGAAGGCGAAAGGCATAGCACCTGCGGCAAAGACTACTTTGGTAGTAAGTCAGATTTTATTAGCTATTTGCACCCTTGATGGTAACTTAGCCGATGCAGTCATGCCAGTTGCGGGTACTTTCATTTGTTTTTACTTACTATTTCAGCCGAAAATGGCAACCATCGCGGATATCTCCGCCTCGATTCTCGGTCTTTTTTATACAGCTTATCTCCCTAGTTACTGGGTACGTTTGCGGGCGATCGCCAGCCATAACTTCAATTACATACCTCTCGGAGGATATATCCCTCCCAATTGGACAGACATCTTCACCAGAGAGCATATTCAATCTTTACCAGCAGGTTTAACAGCCACGGTTTTAACATTTTTTTGTATTTGGGCTGCTGATATTGGAGCTTACACCTTTGGTAAGTTCTTTGGTAAAACTCCTCTTTCAGAAATTAGCCCGAAAAAAACAGTGGAAGGAGCAGTATTTGGTTTACTTGGTAGCGTCTCTGTAGCCCTTGTCGGTGCATACTATTTAAGTTGGTCGCAATCTGCTTTTACTGGTATAGCCCTAGGTTTGTTGATTGGTATTGCCAGTCTCCTGGGTGATCTCACAGAATCAATGCTCAAACGCGACGCAGGTGTCAAAGACTCCGGAGATTTAATCCCTGGACATGGTGGGATTCTTGACCGTACTGATAGCTATATTTTTACCGCTCCCTTAGTTTATTACTTTGTGACTTTAATACTGCCACTCCTGGGAAATTGAAACAGGCTAAAAGGTCAGATTTTTCAAATTTTACCCACCCCTCAAGGTCTTTAGCCACTGTACAAATTGCCCATTTTGTGTGTATTCATCCATTGACAGTTGCAACCTCAAAAATCACGAATAAAATTAAATATTATAAAAATAAAATTAAATATTGTTTTGATTTACAATTTCTCATGACTAAGGGTTAACATTAATTCTTCCACGACAAACTAATTTCCCTGGGATCAGCTTTAGCTCTTGAATATCCACATCTGTACCTAAATAAAAAGTCATTCCTTGTTCGTTTTTAAACATCTGACCATTATTGTATTGCACCTCTATTTGTGATATGTGCAGTTCTTGACCGCTTATCATCTCCACATTTAGGCGGATTTCGGAAAATGTAGATTCTTGACCTTCTGTACCAGAAACACAAAAGAGTATAAGCTGACTATTGTCAAGGACTATTTTTTGACATTTAGTTGGCTTGGATTTTAGGCTATCTTCTGGTAAAAGTTTATCCAGGACATCATTTAATGCTGTCGATAGCAAATCCGAGGAAATAGAAGTATTCAGGTCTACTTCTTCCATACTTAATTCTCCAACTACTGGTACTATTTCTAACAGTTTTATTGCCTTGCCTTTAAGTATCGAGCCAATATTGATGCGGATATTTTCGGCTACAAGTTGTACCTTTGTCAGGTGTAAACCTTGATAAACCGCATAGTTGGCGCCAATAGATACCAAAGGAACATTGCCCGTAAGTAGTTGACGATCGCTAGTTTGGATATGAATATCCAGCTGAGAGATTTCACTAACCTGGGATTTCAGCCACAATTTCAGTGCTTTTGTGAGTATATTTGTTACTACACGAATATTCTTACCACTTGACGTTTGTGAATTATTTTCTACCATAAACTTGAGCACCATCAAAATTTTTACTTTTCGACCAAAAATTGCTGAAATGACTTTCAACTGTAGCGTCTGTATCTATTCAAGATGACACGAAAGGATTATATTTATTCACAAGTTCACTGCATCATGTATTGTATTGTTATCTAGAGAACACGTAGTTTCCACATGGAGGAAAGGTTACAAAAAGTTTTATCTCAATGGGGCATCGCCTCCCGCCGAGAAGCTGAAGAAATGATTCGGCGATCGCGGGTGCGAATTAATGGAGTATTGGCACAAATAGGACAGAAAGTAAACCCTCAAAAAGATAGAATTACGGTTGATGGTCAGCTGATTTCAGCACAGCCACGTCCGGCATTAGTATACCTGTTACTGAATAAACCAGCAGGGGTAGTTTCCACCTGTGAAGATCCCCAGGGTAGGCAGACTGTTTTAGATTTATTACCCCCAGAATTACGCACTGGTCAAGGAATTCACCCAGTTGGTCGTTTGGATACAAACTCCACAGGTGCAATTCTCCTCACCAATGATGGCGACCTGACCTTTAATCTTACCCACCCGCGTCACAATATCCCTAAAACCTATCAAGTTTGGGTTAAAGGACATCCTCCTGAATCCGTACTCCAAACATGGCGTGCAGGAGTATTACTAGAGGGTAGAAAAACAAGACCAGCCAAAATACAAATCATTCATCAGCTGGCAGAACAAACTTGCCTAGAAATTATCTTACAGGAGGGTAGAAACAGACAAATTCGCAAAGTAGCTCAACAACTAGGCTATCCAGTAGCTAAATTACATCGAACCAAAATCGGGTCAATTTCATTACAAACATCCCCAAAAGCATATTTACCTCCAGGGAAATATCGCTATTTAGATGAGCATGAAATTATCTGTTTACAACAATCAATAAAGCAAATTCCTATTAACGATTCAGCTGGGTTTTAAGGAGTGTAATAGAAGATGAAGTGGCTAAGAAGGAAAGACACACAACCGTCAAACCCTTCATTAGAACAACAAAGAGCCGAGAAATTGGCAGAACTGGGTGAACTACTTGGCAACTCCCGTAAAGCTCATGGACTCACCCTAGAAGAAGCGGTGATGATGACACGAGTTCCTCGACGATTATTGCAAGCAATAGAGACAGGCAATTTACAAGAGTTACCAGAACCTATTTATACCCAAGGTTTAATTCGCCAATATGCTGATGCCCTTGGCTATAACGGTGCAGAATTTGCCAGTAAATTTCCCATTGGTTCACAGCGAATTAGCATGAAACCAATTTGGGCAAACACTCCTTTAAGCGAATTACGTCCCGTGCATCTCTACCTACTATACGTAGTAGTCATATTTTGCTCAGTAAATGGTTTATCCCAACTACTGGCGGTTGGAGGTATACAAGTCAATAAGCGTCAACAGGAGTCGCAATCAGAAAACCTTATCCAAGTCATTAATAATAGCCAAAAACCACAGCTACAAAATGCCAGTAATACCCTAGATACGGATAATGGGAGCCAACTAGAAATAGGTGTCACCATCAAGGAGAAATCCTGGATTCGTGTCGTAGTTGATGGTAGAACTCAATACGAAGGCGAACTTCCCCAAGGAACTCACCGCATTTGGCAAGCTCATGAACAGCTCACCGTCAAAGCTAGAGATGCTGGTAGTGTCTTAGTCAGTGTGAATAAAGAGCAAGCTAAACAGATGGGTGAACCTGGAACTGCGAAAGAAGTCACCATCGCTGCAAGTAGATCATAACTTCAATTTCTCACTCCTCTTGATGAAAACCAAGTCTAGAGGCTGTAGGGGCGGGTTTATGAGATATTCGTAAATCATTAAAGTATATTTGTAAACCCACCCTTACCGTTTTGTGAGAAATGCGGGATAAGTACAATTCCAAATCCCAAAGATATCTTTCGGGTTTTGAGTTTATATTTATTCCTTAGGTACAGGTGCGCGTCCGAATAAGGTTGTCAAAGCCTTGAGTTTCATACTTAATTCTTCCGTCAAATTATTTGTTTGATAACGCCATTCCCAGTTGCCCTCAGCCGTACTGGGATAATTCATGCGCGCTTCTGTCCCTAATCCTAAAATATCCTGTAGGGGAATAATGGCTTGATTTGCCACGGAAGCTAGAGCTAAACGAATCATATCCCAGTGAATTCCATCACGGCTAAAATCTCCCAGGTAAAGCCATAAATTACGCTTTTCCCACTCATTTGCTGTTTGGAACCAACCAACTGTTGTGTCATTATCATGAGTACCTGTATACACAACACAATTTCTAGGCATATTAAAAGGTAAAAAGGGATTAGCAGGGTCAGAACCAAAAGCAAAGTGCAGAACTTTCATTCCGGGGAATTCAAATTTATCCCTAATTTCTTCCACTTCTGGAGTAATAATTCCTAAATCTTCGGCGAGGACGGGTAATTTACCTAATTTTTCGCGAATAGTTTCAAACAACTCATCTCCCAAAGCTTTTACCCACTCTCCATTCATGGCAGTTTCTTCCCCCTGGGGAACAGCCCAAAAAGCCTCGAATCCTCGGAAATGGTCGATACGAATAATATCGACATAATCCAACATGGCTTCAAAACGTTGTACCCACCATTTGAAGTCTTGATTCTGTAATTCTTCCCATTTATAAACAGGATTACCCCACAATTGTCCTGTAGCACTAAAGTAATCTGGTGGTACACCAGCCATTAATGCTGCTTCTCCGGTTTCCTCATCAAGGCAAAATATTTCTGGATGCGCCCAGACATCAGCACTATCATGGGCAAC
The Calothrix sp. 336/3 DNA segment above includes these coding regions:
- a CDS encoding YdcF family protein; its protein translation is MRKRLFKGISARLLPLALPLSLFWGYQEVKSQLTQPQAILVLGGSTTQLEREKFTADFAKKYPHLPIWITGGSPPRITRKVFIKAGVDSKRLHLDYRANNTVENFTTLVDELEKNGVKSVYLITSDYHMRRARVIGEIVLGSRGIDFRPVSVPSRSTPEPIEKSIRDGVRSIIWVVSGYAVREER
- the cbiT gene encoding precorrin-6Y C5,15-methyltransferase subunit CbiT, which encodes MPNPLWPYTSPGIPDELFEHLPGIPMSQREIRLLLISQLRLQSDTVLWDIGAGTGTIPVEAGLLCPQGKIIAIERDEEVASLIRRNCDRFAVKNVEVIEGIAPDCLHELPEQPQRVCIEGGRAIHEIIKTVWQYLPLTGRVVATAGNLESLYTISQSFAQLQARNIEVVQSAINRLETRGFSQTFAAVDPIFILSGEKLD
- a CDS encoding IS4 family transposase, with amino-acid sequence MPTKKPRNPDHVRRRNTPLADNEAISEHLKNLLSPAIYAQSAYYRSLGLRDRILNLSLMVAAMLTVIWRQVASVHELTRMLEQEELLWGKAVKVSQQGLSQRFLSFPAELFERVFHDLLPLLKSRWLLREKRTLPAAVKYAKKHFVNIWIADGSTLEALFRKLDSLKDVPQGKLAGKICTVIDLLTRLPVQVWFHTNPLAHDTNFLDDLINIASAKTLLVLDRGFYDFGFFLRLIAKQVDFITRIKSNAVFDVERIFSYDYTLRDRIISFNTEDKHQKILRLRLIEVKQGKTWYAYVTSVLDPQILPPYVVADLYAKRWRIEEAFNTAKRLLGLSYLWTGSVNGVKLQVWATWLFYAVLIDLADAVADEIALPFERISLEMIFRGLYHFNHAYNKGRATDPVLFFAAPENKNLDVVKTIRKEPQTLDLSPFPLPLTIPAFP
- a CDS encoding tocopherol cyclase family protein, whose protein sequence is MLTQTPHSGYHWDGSQRRFFEGWYYRVTLPADRETFAFMYSIDDPWGQKPYSGGAVQILGANEEYLCRSFPNVQQFWAKKDELALGHWGKTQLQTPATYLEPSTFESVVKSGYQATANLNQGVIHNPGTGQYCRWCYDIQPIYGWGNKGSWQQSTAGWLSSLQIFEPGWQILMAHGVASGWIDWNGKLYEFEYAPAYAEKNWGGAFPEKWFWINCNSFENEPDLAITAVAGKRKVLWWMESPGMVGIHHQGKFYEFVPWNSRVKWEVTPWGKWQMQATNEHYTVDLMGTTDLPGTWVRVPTEKGLVFSCRDTTKGLLSLQLREFSAGKSQIVLTAHSSLCGLEIGGNYWKNTWQSG
- a CDS encoding WD40 repeat domain-containing protein; translation: MTKLHWLEISEYISLYASALGTLAAAMTQQVAYAAAPLTLALGLNVVNRERFKQLNQRQEGSAIAEDGSHLSTAQLEQFDQYIDPFRQRLANFDAYTQKLSESTQQQIAEIKRNQQIVGTEKTQVQIDSAQEQLNLNAQKQIEPLQQRLAQLEALIQQLNSATPQQMEPLRQRLTQLETSTRLLESLQQRLSQLEAGINNRSTPEEPEKTQPLWQKLNQLEAFTEQVEPLKKRLVELEASAQNLTTSAPQPIEPLWQRLTQLEDIIQQLSSQTQQVEPLKQRLLQLETSLQESNFNTQQLDQFRQYLGQLNTAIQNNQQQISPLKQRLVELDQLTEKFNTTTQQQLEPLRQRVSELDEYLRQLNTSTQQQIEEFKYAIALLQTELQKLKPEAKPESLVNPIPNLPPPPFKSPQKTILQPLPEIPPNPTQPPQTPKIPTHTATTPLNKPEFTTVRTLTGHTDPVLSLAFSPDGQTLATGSEDKTIRIWNLNNQQSRTFNLSGSVNSVAFSPDSKILVSGNHDRIIQLLNVSTGEEIKAFTAHPDKIYAVAFSPDGKCFASGSQDKSVKLWSVDSQREILTLQGHLDEILCIAFSPDNQVLASGAGNKDRSIKIWHLNQSKFLTLKGHHDNYAAINSVTFSPNSKILASGSQDKTIKLWHTENGREIRTLTGHTDDVNAVAFSPDGQIIASGGRDKTIKFWQVDTGEEIRSITVSDSTIYCLAFSPDGKILASGNGDKTVTLISLPSPIIKG
- a CDS encoding phosphatidate cytidylyltransferase, producing MPWSRIFSGIVAIAIALTATLLGGWYFTLVFAVIIFLGQQEFFNLVKAKGIAPAAKTTLVVSQILLAICTLDGNLADAVMPVAGTFICFYLLFQPKMATIADISASILGLFYTAYLPSYWVRLRAIASHNFNYIPLGGYIPPNWTDIFTREHIQSLPAGLTATVLTFFCIWAADIGAYTFGKFFGKTPLSEISPKKTVEGAVFGLLGSVSVALVGAYYLSWSQSAFTGIALGLLIGIASLLGDLTESMLKRDAGVKDSGDLIPGHGGILDRTDSYIFTAPLVYYFVTLILPLLGN
- a CDS encoding serine/threonine-protein kinase; amino-acid sequence: MTSHIFGDCPESDRYEIQKLLGKKAGRRTFLVRDVVKQELVIIKLLSFHDDFVWDDLKLFEREAETLKSLSHPAIPRYLDYFEVNSSQYKGFALVQTYIPAITLAEHLQQGRSFTESDVKDIAQQILEILVYLHGQSPPVIHRDIKPSNILLGDRSGNRVGKVYLVDFGSVQTVAAQEGATMTVVGTYGYMPPEQFGGRTVPASDLYSLGATLIYLVTGVQPADLPQKDLKIQFSQVVNITPALQMWLQKMTEPSLEKRFAEGSQAIVGLNNLHTIVPTPETIGKPRNSLVELQKQDDYLEICVPALGWHPAIIFIGFFAIAWNSFLVYVTWDLFKVPFLINYLAMLILIPFWGVGLYLIYVFFFALWGKKRLHLNRQKIIYTHELFGWKYHPVPISDTQDISQVITEPRSYTIDSEGDKVEVPPRLTIWAGVRKYELGGRDGFVQSEPEITWLSKELRDWLGI